The segment TCTGGCGGTCAGTCCCCAGATTACTTTGTCTTCGTAGAGATAGAAATACTCTTCCAAATTCCGCGTTCTCCAGCTGTAATCCCTTCCCCCCACAATCAGATCATAAGGAAAACTTTCCTCCGGCTGGACATCAAAGTTGATTTGGTAAACCCGCGGTGGATTTTCAAGGAAAAAAGACAGCGGTACGCTGAACAGTTCTCCCACTTCTGCAGGGTTTGGCTTGAACTCCGCTGCCGCATTGATAAAACCCGCAAATGCGTAGATGATCATGCCAAACGGGGACACCATGTAATCAAGCGGGAACACGGCTGAAATTTCGTCTTCACTGATTCCAAGTTCTTCATCGGTTTCGCGCAAAGCGGCAGATTCCGGCGATTTGTCCTGCGGGTCAATCCGGCCCCCGGGAAAACACACTTCCCCCGGCTGTTTCCGGAGCGTTTCCGCTCTTTTCTCAAAAAGGACATGGATTTCCCCGTCTTTTTCAATCAGCGGCAAGAGAATCGCAAATTTCGCAAAATCGCGGC is part of the Planococcus shenhongbingii genome and harbors:
- a CDS encoding NUDIX hydrolase, whose amino-acid sequence is MDARKITEKIQTHKPEVLGSRDFAKFAILLPLIEKDGEIHVLFEKRAETLRKQPGEVCFPGGRIDPQDKSPESAALRETDEELGISEDEISAVFPLDYMVSPFGMIIYAFAGFINAAAEFKPNPAEVGELFSVPLSFFLENPPRVYQINFDVQPEESFPYDLIVGGRDYSWRTRNLEEYFYLYEDKVIWGLTARILSHFIDIIK